A genomic segment from Fusarium keratoplasticum isolate Fu6.1 chromosome 10, whole genome shotgun sequence encodes:
- a CDS encoding Guanine deaminase, which produces MATSENASSAFYGTVIHSTSPTTITILQNTLLTISSGRIVSLQPDTSPDKLPSLEIPITKLAPHQFLIPGFVDTHNHAPQWMQRGLGQGMHILDWLEGVTFPNEARFRDVEYARRVYASLVDGMLRQGVTTASYYGSLHGDATCVLADTCLAKGQRAFVGKCNMDRNSPDFYRDASTEESLAETKRCIQHVRSIDPDGHLVRYVITPRFAISCEPDLLEGLGVIASENTDLPIQTHFNEAQQEIDATLSLFPQFDNEVDLYAHYNLLNQRSVLAHCTIMTSGETDKLEAHGCGVAHCPTANMTVGGGFMAAPVRDFMRRGIKVGLGTDSGGGFSSSILDSMRHALIASFSKEAETKGADKGLSLDEVFYLGTMGGARVMGVGDEIGNFEVGKQFDAVVVDMDSSRRGVNAPVEEDDSTRRVFDKFLMTGDDRNIVEVYVRGRKVYSIE; this is translated from the coding sequence ATGGCAACCTCCGAGAACGCATCATCAGCCTTTTACGGCACCGTCATTCACTCAACATCCCCCACCACAATCACAATCCTCCAAAACACCCTCCTCACTATCTCATCAGGCCGCATCGTCTCCCTCCAGCCAGACACATCCCCCGATAAGCTCCCCTCTCTCGAAATCCCCATCACAAAGCTCGCACCTCATCAATTTCTCATCCCCGGTTTTGTCGATACGCATAACCATGCTCCGCAATGGATGCAGCGCGGCCTCGGACAGGGCATGCACATTCTTGACTGGCTTGAGGGCGTGACGTTTCCTAATGAAGCGCGCTTTCGGGATGTTGAGTATGCGAGGCGTGTTTATGCTTCTTTGGTTGATGGCATGCTTAGGCAGGGTGTTACTACTGCGAGTTATTATGGCTCGCTGCATGGAGATGCTACGTGTGTCCTAGCTGATACGTGTCTTGCAAAGGGTCAGAGGGCGTTTGTGGGCAAGTGCAACATGGACAGGAACTCGCCTGATTTCTACCGCGATGCTAGCACGGAAGAGTCTTTGGCTGAGACGAAGCGGTGTATCCAGCACGTCCGGTCTATCGATCCTGACGGCCATCTTGTCAGATACGTCATCACGCCTCGCTTCGCTATATCGTGTGAGCCAGATCTCCTAGAGGGTCTTGGAGTTATCGCATCGGAGAATACGGATCTGCCGATACAGACGCATTTCAACGAGGCGCAGCAGGAGATCGATGCCACGCTCTCCCTGTTCCCGCAGTTTGACAACGAGGTTGACTTGTATGCGCACTATAACCTGCTGAATCAAAGGTCCGTCCTTGCGCACTGCACCATCATGACGTCTGGAGAGACGGACAAGTTGGAGGCTCATGGATGTGGTGTGGCGCACTGTCCGACGGCCAACATGACGGTTGGAGGAGGCTTCATGGCTGCTCCTGTACGGGACTTTATGAGGCGAGGCATCAAGGTCGGGTTGGGCACTGATTCCGGCGGTGGATTCTCGTCGTCGATTCTTGACTCTATGCGTCACGCGCTGATTGCATCATTCTcaaaagaagcagaaacaAAAGGTGCAGATAAAGGGCTGAGCCTAGACGAGGTGTTTTACCTTGGCACGATGGGAGGTGCGAGGGTCATGGGCGTGGGGGATGAGATTGGAAACTTTGAGGTTGGGAAGCAGTTTGATGCTGTCGTCGTGGACATGGATTCTTCGAGGCGAGGTGTGAATGCCcctgttgaggaggatgattcGACGAGGAGGGTGTTTGACAAGTTTCTCATGACGGGGGATGATAGGAACATTGTCGAGGTGTATGTAAGGGGTCGAAAGGTGTATTCCATCGAGTAA
- a CDS encoding TSPc domain-containing protein, with amino-acid sequence MIALGVLALAGLAAALEPRQIMHEGRNEPSFISSRDYTSSDAEPCKILSQVYEESNTEPGKAAFLQVPVSVGIACLKSVPLDKERDLALLDYLEPLISFQSTLEVLADPPEGYLFPGVNVLGGLDTIRDNLNKDKYKSQYEVMTDLRSLFAAANDLHFDYPPALLNTFLYVRRGLDFKSISSNGLSLPQMFHSIDVVRGNAGNLDYYPSAIKSIDGIPIYKWLEEDAAHNTNNMNDPDAQFNNLFSTLPRAAVGMAGTTLITQFEIPDKYTIKFYNGSTLEVVNEIAIPATIDFSGIESGEDFHEYFEIPHNKTSKKPSGNERRAATKESTNLPGYPKPVVKHSKNSLAGYFLEGEGYEKTAVLSILSFLPIGFDFSTLGDFNFTEYVLEGEEVLGEFIEKAKKAGRDKLIIDVSANGGGSLALAQAIYQVLFPDGEFTTFGRYRATEALAAASEADYETLLNVLITKSNEWPIDTKGKPIEEGKEWFGPYTIKGGQNMTAAFQSNLARFDDDEDSGNETPAAKAPWKPENILIITDGTCASACTVLTGWLTRNYGIRTVAVGGRPLHLAMQAMGGVKGTLLSFHSDFVSATASFLSGVKNDKKALKILQDHEDAFPSLDDPPLLPLTDGANAGKVNALSGYTEDDVDGYPVHFRYEAANCRLFYTQRMLADPSETWRHVSAVGWGGAPCVSGSTVNTDGTIGDKALKYDVRVRSRARGVQGPGSLKK; translated from the exons ATGATTGCCCTTGGTGTCCTGGCCCTCGCGGGCCTTGCCGCCGCTCTCGAACCCAGGCAGATCATGCACGAAGGCCGGAATGAGCCTTCTTTCATCTCCTCTAGAGACTACACCAGTAGCGATGCCGAGCCTTGCAAGATACTCAGTCAGGTGTATGAGGAGTCAAATACCGAGCCGGGCAAGGCTGCTTTTCTTCAAGTTCCTGTGTCAGTGGGTATTGCCTGTCTCAAGTCGGTTCCCCTCGACAAAGAGCGTGACCTTGCGCTTCTGGACTACCTTGAGCCCTTGATCAGTTTTCAGAGCACGCTCGAGGTCCTGGCCGATCCTCCTGAGGGATACCTCTTCCCTGGTGTCAATGTCCTGGGTGGATTGGATACTATCCGTGACAACTTGAACAAGGACAAGTACAAGAGTCAGTACGAGGTCATGACTGATCTGCGCAGCCTT TTCGCGGCCGCCAACGATCTCCACTTTGACTACCCTCCAGCTCTCCTCAACACCTTCCTCTATGTCCGACGAGGCCTCGACTTCAAGTCCATCTCTTCGAATGGTCTCAGCCTCCCTCAGATGTTCCACAGCATTGATGTCGTCCGCGGTAATGCAGGCAATCTCGACTACTATCCCTCTGCCATCAAGAGCATCGATGGCATCCCCATCTACAAGtggctcgaggaggacgctGCCCATAATACCAACAACATGAACGACCCCGACGCTCAGTTCAACAACCTGTTCTCAACTCTGCCCCGTGCCGCCGTCGGCATGGCTGGCACGACGCTCATCACACAGTTTGAGATTCCCGACAAGTACACCATCAAGTTCTACAACGGCAGCACGCTCGAGGTTGTAAACGAGATCGCCATCCCCGCCACCATCGACTTTTCAGGCATCGAGTCTGGCGAGGATTTCCACGAGTACTTTGAGATTCCTCACAACAAGACCAGCAAGAAGCCATCGGGCAATGAGCGCCGCGCCGCCACCAAGGAGAGTACCAACCTTCCTGGATACCCCAAGCCTGTGGTCAAGCACTCCAAGAATTCGCTGGCTGGTTACTTTCTCGAGGGCGAAGGATACGAGAAGACGGCTGTTCTATCCATCCTGAGCTTCCTGCCCATCGGCTTCGACTTTAGCACGCTCGGCGATTTCAACTTTACTGAATACGTtctcgagggcgaggaggtgCTTGGCGAGTTCatcgaaaaggccaagaaggccggccgcgacaagctcatcattGACGTCTCGGCCAACGGCGGCGGCTCTCTCGCCCTGGCCCAGGCCATCTACCAAGTGCTGTTCCCTGACGGCGAGTTCACCACTTTTGGTCGATACCGCGCCACTGAGGCCCTCGCGGCCGCTTCAGAAGCCGACTACGAGACACTCCTCAATGTCCTGATCACCAAGAGCAACGAGTGGCCCATCGACACCAAAGGCAAGCCcatcgaggagggcaaggagtGGTTCGGTCCTTACACGATCAAGGGCGGCCAGAACATGACTGCGGCTTTCCAGAGCAATCTTGCCCGcttcgacgacgacgaagactcCGGTAACGAGACCCCCGCGGCCAAGGCTCCCTGGAAGCCCGAGAacattctcatcatcaccgacgGCACTTGCGCTTCCGCCTGCACCGTCCTGACCGGTTGGTTAACCCGCAACTACGGTATCCGCACAGTGGCCGTTGGTGGACGTCCCCTCCACCTCGCTATGCAGGCTATGGGTGGTGTCAAGGGTACTCTGCTCTCGTTCCACTCCGACTTTGTCTCTGCGACTGCGTCCTTCCTCTCAGGCGTCAAGAACGACAAGAAGGCTCTCAAGATCCTTCAAGACCACGAGGATGCATTTCCCAGCCTCGACGATCCTCCCCTGCTACCCCTCACAGACGGTGCCAACGCCGGCAAGGTCAACGCGTTGAGCGGCTACACCGAGGACGACGTCGACGGATACCCCGTGCACTTCCGGTACGAGGCCGCCAACTGCCGACTATTCTACACCCAGCGCATGCTGGCTGATCCCTCCGAGACGTGGAGACACGTTTCGGCTGTGGGATGGGGCGGTGCACCTTGTGTCTCTGGATCTACCGTCAACACAGACGGTACCATCGGTGACAAGGCGCTCAAGTATGATGTCCGGGTGCGAAGCCGTGCTCGTGGTGTCCAGGGTCCTGGATCTCTGAAGAAGTAA
- a CDS encoding Ysc84 domain-containing protein: MTVVYSTNEPVDPLKQSGQAPPTYTVEPDYQQPTPSEQQPQDASSKQANGHHFHRISSKAGWPLNKAANLIGAEGWWPTTMDKECNKAARILHNFTNLSSSTPPKTSGPMHPTGLTRKSMVKIPPHVLHRAAGLAIFNVLRAGACHGSLAGGSGVVVARRPDGTWSPPSSFIVSTLGAGFVFGLDVYDCVCVLNTPEQVAAFTKPRLSLGAEGSIAVGPLGTGGSVEATVTKTARPVWSYMKSRGLWAGVQIDGTIIVSRGDANSAFYNERGITARKILTEDVAWPMSAKPLFEVLRAIEGRPDYDRTIVQEVGSVPPPSDAILSEKQERYTDEPELPAQQTREHTEEPKEELPNYTDVKPEVKEEEEEEDTVMSEKEKLTKSGY; encoded by the exons ATGACTGTCGTCTACTCCACCAACGAGCCCGTTGACCCTCTCAAGCAGTCTGGCCAGGCCCCTCCCACTTACACGGTCGAGCCGGACTACCAGCAACCTACCCCGTCGGAGCAACAACCCCAAGATGCCTCCAGCAAGCAGGCCAATGGCCACCACTTTCACAGAATCAGCTCCAAGGCTGGCTGGCCACTGAACAAGGCCGCCAACTTGATCGGTGCTGAGGGATGGTGGCCTACCACTATGGATAAGGAGTGCAACAAGGCCGCTCGCATCCTCCATAACTTCACCA ACCTCAGCTCTTCCACCCCTCCCAAAACTAGTGGTCCTATGCATCCCACCGGCCTCACCCGCAAGTCCATGGTCAAGATCCCCCCTCACGTCCTCCACCGCGCCGCCGgtctcgccatcttcaacgtccTCCGCGCTGGTGCCTGCCACGGCTCCCTCGCCGGCGGTTCTGGTGTTGTCGTCGCCCGCCGCCCCGACGGTACCTGGTCTCCTCCCTCGTCCTTCATCGTGAGCACCCTTGGTGCTGGCTTCGTCTTTGGTCTCGATGTCTACGATTGCGTCTGCGTTCTCAACACTCCCGAACAGGTCGCCGCCTTTACAAAGCCCCGCTTGTCCCTCGGCGCTGAGGGTTCCATCGCCGTCGGACCTCTCGGTACCGGTGGAAGTGTCGAGGCTACTGTCACCAAGACTGCACGACCGGTCTGGAGCTACATGAAGAGCCGGGGGCTGTGGGCAGGCGTACAGATTGATGGCACTATCATCGTCAGCCGAGGAGATGCCAACTCTGCCTTCTACAACGAGCGCGGCATCACCGCCCGCAAGATCTTGACCGAGGACGTCGCCTGGCCGATGAGCGCCAAGCCCCTGTTTGAGGTGCTCCGAGCCATCGAGGGTCGACCCGACTACGATCGAACTATTGTCCAGGAAGTTGGAAGCGTTCCTCCCCCTAGCGACGCCATCCTATCCGAAAAGCAGGAGAGGTACACCGATGAGCCCGAGCTCCCCGCTCAGCAGACCCGAGAACATACCGAAGAGCCCAAGGAAGAGCTCCCCAACTATACGGACGTGAAGCCAGAGGttaaggaggaggaggaggaggaggatactGTCATGAGTGAGAAGGAAAAGCTGACCAAGTCTGGTTACTAA
- a CDS encoding Protein kinase domain-containing protein codes for MLHQPRPLIHPPQQADHGLREVTDLLDKSVAICRRVTAWSEARASLDSPVAILLDKHTKCLQDVVCSLQTKLLDANLGSRDDVPVDVVAQLPIVRAQLFKVLNLVEMHARHPTTGQDGGLNALFASKFILGNDTGACSAFPSLGPDVSQRIMTGFLRLLQTMGVGQAQSISKDEAIRLFKKQRNDINAFFSEIAARLDPRYVHIYQKMEDIPYNHDFSSSISKGSFALVRKVKCRHTDEVLAMKTFFKESDRVQIFREIGILEVCDHPNILKLVEAFTVATEDEDDTINIVMRPWAPFTLQKFLESPEEKRRAQCPWFRPGSPQSDLCIYRIMQQLADAVAYLHGLSIKHKDIKPDNILLHEPGSIPPRAIVADVGVSKVLVHNGSTKYDDCSYPYLAPEQVKKRDSSLRADVWQLGCCFALLLAVSKAGTSGYRRLWISFSRSGEDCSCQIAGEHGHFMKSFRDICSPRSWADRAAYSLVANMLDPVHETRIGIEEVLASVGALLRQARKDGTDDVVMTE; via the exons ATGTTGCACCAACCAAGACCCCTGATCCACCCTCCTCAGCAAGCCGACCATGGCCTTCGGGAAGTCACagacctcctcgacaagtcgGTCGCCATATGCCGCCGTGTGACAGCCTGGTCTGAGGCGAGGGCGTCACTGGATTCCCCCGTCGCCattctcctcgacaagcacaCGAAGTGTTTGCAAGACGTCGTGTGCTCTCTCCAAACGAAGCTGCTGGATGCCAACCTGGGATCTAGAGACGATGTGCCGGTCGATGTTGTGGCTCAGCTGCCGATTGTACGTGCGCAACTCTTCAAGGTTCTCAACTTGGTCGAGATGCACGCTCGCCACCCGACAACCGGCCAGGATGGAGGCTTGAATGCCCTGTTCGCATCCAAGTTCATCCTAGGGAATGATACAGGCGCTTGCTCAGCATTCCCGTCGCTGGGACCTGATGTTTCTCAGCGAATAATGACGGGCTTCTTAAGGCTACTGCAGACAATGGGAGTTGGCCAAGCCCAAAGTATCTCGAAAGACGAAGCCATCCGTCTCTTCAAGAAGCAACG CAACGACATCaatgccttcttctccgAGATCGCCGCCCGGCTCGATCCACGATACGTCCATATATACCAGAAAATGGAAGACATTCCATACAATCACGACTTCTCCTCGAGCATATCAAAAGGAAGCTTTGCCCTGGTTCGAAAGGTCAAGTGCAGGCATACCGATGAAGTGTTGGCCATGAAGACCTTCTTCAAGGAAAGCGACAGGGTCCAGATCTTCCGTGAGATTGGCATCCTCGAGGTGTGCGACCACCCAAACATTCTGAAGCTAGTCGAGGCTTTTACTGTGgcgaccgaggatgaggatgacacGATAAATATAGTCATGAGACCCTGGGCTCCGTTTACTCTTCAAAAGTTCCTGGAATCGCCtgaagaaaagaggagagcCCAGTGTCCGTGGTTCCGGCCTGGGTCGCCCCAGTCTGACTTGTGCATCTACCGCATCATGCAGCAACTGGCCGATGCTGTTGCATACCTGCACGGCCTTTCCATCAAGCACAAGGACATTAAGCCAGATAACATCCTTCTTCACGAGCCAGGATCTATCCCACCCCGCGCTATCGTTGCCGATGTTGGAGTCAGCAAGGTTCTGGTCCACAACGGATCTACAAAGTATGACGACTGCTCGTACCCGTATCTGGCCCCGGAGCAAGTCAAAAAGAGGGATAGCAGCCTCCGTGCAGACGTCTGGCAGCTGGGATGCTGCTttgctctgctgctggccgtGTCCAAGGCCGGAACGTCGGGGTACAGACGGCTCTGGATCAGCTTCTCGCGGTCGGGAGAGGATTGCTCGTGTCAGATTGCGGGTGAGCATGGTCACTTTATGAAGAGCTTTAGAGACATCTGCTCCCCTAGGTCTTGGGCAGACCGTGCAGCGTACTCACTCGTGGCTAATATGCTGGATCCGGTTCACGAGACCCGAATCGGTATTGAGGAGGTCCTTGCTTCTGTAGGAGCCCTACTCCGTCAGGCACGAAAGGATGGAACTGACGACGTGGTTATGACTGAGTGA